TTGTCCATCGATGGGTGGAGTAGAGTACTGATGTTGATGAGCTTTGTGCAGCTAGAAGATGTTCCACAGGTAGCACTAGAGCCGGCGAGAAGTACGGATCAGGAAACAAGCAGGCCGCCAGAGAGGGTACAATTCAAGGATCTTTcacttgttttcctttttgtctTTTTGACTGCCGCAGCATGTTTAGTCTTTCTTAAATACTCCTACGTTACAACAGAGAAAAGTGATCTTTTAAGTCTTAACTTCGACAGTCCATTTCATAGGTTAtttgatttgttgttgcaaGAGAAATAAAATGCTCTGAATATAAACCTGAAATGTTTTGCCTCAGGTCCTGAGAAGACTTGCACAGAACAGAGAAGCTGCTCGGAAGAGTCGCCTGCGAAAAAAGGTAACCACAAGAACTTCACCAATATTTTGGTGCTATCATGCTTAGTGACCTTCTATCTCACAATTGGCCCCGATTTTGTTGGTGTTTAATAGGCTTACATCCAGCAGCTAGAGACAAGCCGGATGAAGCTGGCACAACTAGAGCAAGAGCTTCAACGGGCTCGACAACAGGTACAAGAAAGAATCCGTTGGTTAAAGCCATCTCATCAGTCCCTGCTACATTCCCTGATTCAGTGCATTGGCTGATCTGCAGGGTGCATATGCAAATGGGAACATGGGAGACTCGACTCTCGGATTCACAGGACCAATGGATCCAGGTCAGGTTTTGCACCTATTATTCTCAAGAACAAACACTTGTCGTTCAGTGGCATTCAGCAAAATGTTCAGTGGCAGACCCTGTGTATCTGACTTCCGGCTTGCTTGTATGGTTCACTTCCAACAGGTGTTGCTGGGTTCGAGATAGACTACAGCAACTGGGTCGAAGAGCAGAACAGGCACACAGCCGAGCTGAGGTCTGCTCTCCAGGGGCAGCCATCGGAGCTGGAGCTCCGCACGCTCGTGGAGACCGGGCTCAACAACTACGAGCACCTCTTCAGGATCAAGGCGCTGGCCGCGAACGCCGACGTTTTCTACGTCATGTCCGGCATGTGGAAGACACCCGCCGAGCGGTTCTTCCTGTGGATCGGCGGGTTCCGGCCGTCGGAAGTGCTCAAGGTGGCCGGCTCAGACTCACTTACCGTGCAGCTTCAGACATAAAACAAGTGCTGTCCTCCCGAGAGATTTTGTCTCACACGTTGGATCTTGCTGTTGCTGGTGTCACTCAGATCCTAAGGCCGCAGCTGGAGCCACTGACGGAGCCGCAGCTCATGGCCGTGGGCGGCCTGCAGCACACCTCGACGCAGGCCGAGGACGCCCTGTCGCAGGGCATGGAGAAGCTGCAGCAGAACCTCGCCGAGACCCTGACGGCCGCGGCCGACCCATTCGGACTCCCCGACGGCTACATGCTGCAGATGGCGACCGCCGTGGAGAAGCTGAAAGAGCTCGTCGGCTTCGTCACCCAGGTAACCAACCGACCCGGTCGCCAAGCACCATCCGCAAGTGGAAGATCCCCTGCTTCTCACACGCTATCCATTTTGCAGGCGGACCATCTCCGACAGACGACGATGCAGCAAATGCATAAGATCCTGACGACGCGGCAGGCGGCGAGGGGCCTCCTGGCGCTCGGCGACTACTTCCAGCGCCTCCGCGCGCTGAGCCATCTGTGGGCGACGCGGCGCGAGGCAGCGATTAGCTAGACGTCGGTGGCGAAAACCAACTGAAGATGAatgaagacgacgacgaagagTAGTAGGTCGTTGTAGGCCAGCCGAGGACGAACAAGTGGTCGACCTCGCTGGGATTGGATGAAGAATGCGAAGGCTTCTCAGCCAGCGGCGCCGCCATGCTTGCCGGCGTCTCTGGGGAACAGGAAGTTGGTGTGCGCTTGTCAGGTGCAGTGATCAATGAATAACGAAAATTGAGGCCTTTTTCTGAGACGTGTACATATCTTGTTTTGGTATACCTGGCCGGAGGCCTTCTACAGCCGTATAATTAATTGGTATAATGATGGGTTTTACGAGTAGTGTTTACGGTATATATGATGTAACAGTATGTAACTAGTGTCTATCCATTTCTCATGAGTTGGGCATGCAGTCCTTGTGCCATTGTATTGTA
This portion of the Setaria viridis chromosome 7, Setaria_viridis_v4.0, whole genome shotgun sequence genome encodes:
- the LOC117863788 gene encoding transcription factor TGAL6, with the translated sequence MMELYHGYLEDHFNLHKLSIGSAASPPEFMTSASAVQFAAVPVRMGVYERPAPAPVMGMWNSDPFKVDSGQATSGSTVMEADKKFDNRLEDVPQVALEPARSTDQETSRPPERVLRRLAQNREAARKSRLRKKAYIQQLETSRMKLAQLEQELQRARQQGAYANGNMGDSTLGFTGPMDPGVAGFEIDYSNWVEEQNRHTAELRSALQGQPSELELRTLVETGLNNYEHLFRIKALAANADVFYVMSGMWKTPAERFFLWIGGFRPSEVLKILRPQLEPLTEPQLMAVGGLQHTSTQAEDALSQGMEKLQQNLAETLTAAADPFGLPDGYMLQMATAVEKLKELVGFVTQADHLRQTTMQQMHKILTTRQAARGLLALGDYFQRLRALSHLWATRREAAIS